In the Myxococcota bacterium genome, one interval contains:
- a CDS encoding DEAD/DEAH box helicase, whose product MSGPLEELFEELRSQCSSGSWSRGVELARAEAVSGERETDDEIVVRVAVPNAVVSPTVVLYPDDADWDCDCASREPACEHAAAAVIAVRRARNAGQSLPAGRQAEAGRLAVRLTRENGALSFERVVVAETGESPLRSTIAAVRSGRVDGPDFLATGEDVALESALGTQRRGVLPRGVWSAVLAALARIADVQLDGTPITASSEQVGFQGRLEDGPAGFRLRVRPDPRILERFEGDLVLLDDQTLCRAGASNLSGRELEELRRGRDYAADEAAALVTEVLPSLRERIPVEIATNRLPKTHREPPRLSFEIARDGDTLRVLPLLVYGDPPTARVDAGQLVALGGPVPLRDEAAERALLRQLQSELELAPGRRLESTGGDALALADRLRRWPDLADDSTLRGFARRGSLEPRPTLDGDRFDLSFAGGDGEGTASAGAVLSAWREGESWVPLDGGGFAEIPSDWLRAHGARVADLLAARGERDALPPTAWPELIAFAADHDLTPAPDVLALCERLEGEDDASPALPDGLRATLRHYQEDGVAWLGRLRDAGLPALLADDMGLGKTLQTLCAVRGRTLVVAPTSVLPNWAAEAERFRPDLSVCRYHGASRSLDPDADLTVTSYALLRLDAKKLGEIDWDCVVLDESQAIKNPDSQVARAAHALPGRFRIALSGTPVENRLAELWSQFQFLARGWLGDRKRFDEIYAKPIAAGDAEAAERLRRRIRPFVLRRLKRDVAPELPPRTEIVLHVELSEPERTLYDTIRAATRDDVAKRFAAGANPLQALEALLRLRQAACHGGLVPGSEVTTSAKLEVLRERLESSVAEGHKALVFSQWTSLLDRVEPVLRDAELPFARLDGSTADRGAVVDAFQAEDGPPVLLVSLRAGGSGLNLTAADTVYILDPWWNPAVEAQAADRAHRIGQTRPVVVARLVATDTVEERVLALQERKRALGEAALGEGTVAPLNREEILDLLRS is encoded by the coding sequence GTGAGCGGTCCGCTCGAGGAACTCTTCGAAGAGCTGCGCTCCCAGTGCTCGTCGGGCAGCTGGTCACGTGGCGTGGAGCTCGCCCGCGCAGAGGCGGTGAGCGGCGAACGCGAGACTGACGACGAGATCGTCGTGCGCGTGGCGGTCCCGAACGCGGTGGTGTCCCCGACGGTCGTGCTCTACCCGGACGACGCCGACTGGGACTGTGACTGCGCGAGCCGTGAACCCGCTTGCGAACACGCGGCGGCCGCCGTCATCGCGGTGCGCCGCGCGCGCAATGCCGGCCAGTCGCTGCCCGCCGGGCGCCAGGCCGAGGCGGGAAGACTCGCCGTACGACTGACGCGCGAGAATGGCGCGCTCTCCTTCGAGCGGGTCGTCGTTGCCGAGACGGGCGAGAGCCCGCTGCGCAGCACGATCGCGGCCGTGCGTTCGGGTCGCGTGGACGGTCCCGACTTCCTGGCGACCGGCGAAGACGTCGCGCTCGAGAGCGCGCTCGGCACCCAGCGTCGCGGCGTGCTCCCGCGCGGCGTGTGGAGCGCCGTGCTCGCAGCGCTGGCGCGCATCGCCGACGTCCAGCTCGACGGAACGCCGATCACGGCCAGTAGCGAGCAGGTCGGGTTCCAGGGGCGGCTCGAGGACGGTCCCGCCGGCTTCCGTCTGCGCGTGCGTCCCGACCCGCGCATCCTGGAACGCTTCGAGGGCGACCTCGTGCTCCTCGACGACCAGACCCTGTGTCGCGCCGGCGCCTCGAACCTGTCGGGGCGCGAGCTCGAGGAGCTGCGTCGCGGCCGCGACTACGCCGCCGACGAAGCCGCTGCGCTCGTGACGGAGGTGCTGCCTTCGCTGCGCGAGCGGATCCCCGTCGAGATCGCAACGAACCGGCTCCCGAAGACCCACCGCGAACCGCCGCGCCTCTCCTTCGAGATCGCGCGCGACGGCGACACGCTGCGCGTGTTGCCGCTGCTCGTGTACGGCGACCCGCCGACCGCGCGCGTCGACGCGGGTCAGCTCGTCGCGCTCGGGGGCCCCGTGCCGCTGCGGGACGAAGCGGCCGAGCGGGCGCTGTTGCGTCAGCTGCAGAGCGAGCTCGAGCTCGCACCCGGCCGCCGTCTCGAGAGCACGGGCGGCGATGCCCTCGCGCTCGCCGACCGCCTGCGCCGCTGGCCGGACCTCGCCGACGATTCCACCCTGCGCGGCTTCGCACGACGCGGGTCCCTCGAACCCCGCCCGACGTTGGACGGGGATCGCTTCGACCTCTCCTTCGCCGGAGGGGATGGGGAGGGCACGGCCTCGGCAGGCGCCGTGCTGAGCGCATGGCGCGAAGGCGAGAGCTGGGTCCCGCTCGACGGCGGCGGCTTCGCCGAGATCCCGAGCGACTGGCTGCGTGCCCACGGTGCTCGGGTGGCCGACCTGCTCGCCGCACGCGGCGAGCGCGACGCGCTCCCGCCCACGGCCTGGCCGGAGCTCATCGCCTTCGCAGCAGACCACGACCTGACGCCGGCCCCAGACGTGCTCGCTCTCTGCGAACGGCTCGAGGGCGAGGACGACGCATCGCCCGCCCTCCCCGACGGGCTCCGAGCGACGCTGCGCCACTACCAGGAGGACGGCGTCGCCTGGCTGGGGCGCCTGCGCGACGCGGGCCTGCCGGCCCTGCTGGCGGATGACATGGGGCTCGGCAAGACCCTCCAGACCCTGTGCGCCGTGCGCGGACGCACGCTGGTCGTCGCCCCCACGAGCGTGCTGCCCAACTGGGCGGCGGAGGCGGAGCGCTTTCGGCCCGACCTCTCCGTGTGTCGCTACCACGGTGCCAGCCGAAGCCTCGATCCCGATGCCGACCTCACCGTCACGAGCTACGCGCTCCTGCGCCTCGACGCGAAGAAGCTGGGCGAGATCGACTGGGACTGCGTGGTGCTCGACGAATCCCAGGCCATCAAGAATCCGGACAGCCAGGTGGCGCGGGCGGCCCACGCCCTGCCCGGTCGGTTTCGGATCGCACTGTCGGGTACGCCGGTGGAGAATCGCCTGGCGGAGCTGTGGAGCCAGTTCCAGTTCCTCGCGCGCGGCTGGCTCGGCGACCGCAAGCGCTTCGACGAGATCTACGCCAAACCGATTGCGGCGGGCGACGCCGAAGCGGCGGAGCGGCTGCGACGCCGCATCCGGCCCTTCGTGCTGCGCCGACTCAAGCGCGACGTCGCCCCCGAGCTGCCGCCGCGCACCGAGATCGTGTTGCACGTCGAGCTCTCCGAACCCGAGCGGACGCTCTACGACACGATCCGCGCCGCCACCCGCGACGACGTGGCGAAGCGCTTCGCGGCGGGGGCGAACCCGCTACAGGCCCTCGAAGCGCTGCTGCGCCTGCGACAAGCGGCGTGTCACGGTGGCCTCGTTCCGGGCAGCGAGGTGACGACGTCGGCAAAGCTCGAGGTGCTCCGCGAGCGTCTCGAGTCGTCGGTGGCCGAGGGGCACAAGGCCCTCGTCTTCTCTCAGTGGACGTCGCTCCTCGATCGCGTCGAGCCCGTCCTGCGAGACGCCGAGTTGCCCTTCGCCCGACTCGACGGCAGCACCGCCGACCGCGGGGCGGTGGTCGACGCGTTTCAGGCCGAGGACGGCCCGCCCGTCTTGCTCGTGTCGCTGCGCGCGGGCGGCAGCGGGCTCAACCTCACCGCGGCGGACACGGTGTACATCCTCGATCCGTGGTGGAATCCGGCCGTCGAGGCCCAGGCCGCCGACCGCGCGCACCGCATCGGGCAGACCCGGCCCGTGGTCGTCGCGCGGCTGGTCGCGACGGACACGGTGGAAGAGCGCGTCCTTGCGTTGCAGGAGCGCAAGCGCGCTCTCGGCGAGGCGGCACTCGGCGAGGGCACGGTGGCCCCGCTCAACCGCGAGGAGATCCTGGACCTTTTGCGTTCGTAG